The Eurosta solidaginis isolate ZX-2024a chromosome 4, ASM4086904v1, whole genome shotgun sequence genome includes a window with the following:
- the LOC137248231 gene encoding uncharacterized protein: MFSSLMHQLQSNQNVTATTTRSDQERATSSAGNFITTTGRSGYSVKEIAETIPEFDPTNESSVSVEQFVERVNSAVQAYQWEEKCFLLAVYSRLKDAAKLWLDSTEKLYSSWSELSKCLCEEFSCVPDEADIHFKMSQTTRKPNESLLDYCFRIGALGKRFGLSESSIVKYARDGIKQREFQIAIAANRFSSMREFRQTVIDYSKNLPVRTFKPEKTNFETKYGETRDGEKRESDKQLICFNCQQKGHISLKCPQPQRRRRCNDCQKVHPKTKPENCGKKSASTRTTKTEYETVIPEKDFEKVVTINDKTFTALIDTGSECSMITQTGAGQIKGVEEKCALKISGFCGGVIYAHSRVRVNLKVDGIEQDVYLYIVGDTFLTVDVLLGQDVFKNMQMVISDGKISVINVCNKNVNLNNSKIINDDEIKCGIDENDKINKLVSLINKYRNVFATDMSEIGRTELVKMKIDLDTINPIVQKPFRVPEPKNS, from the coding sequence ATGTTTAGTTCGTTGATGCATCAATTGCAATCCAATCAAAATGTAACTGCAACAACTACGCGCAGTGATCAAGAGCGGGCAACTTCTTCTGCTGGTAATTTTATTACAACGACTGGGCGTAGTGGATATTCAGTGAAAGAAATCGCCGAAACTATTCCGGAATTTGATCCAACAAACGAATCGTCGGTATCTGTTGAACAGTTCGTAGAACGCGTAAATAGTGCGGTCCAAGCTTATCAGTGGGaggaaaaatgttttttattagcgGTGTATAGTCGACTCAAAGATGCAGCAAAGCTCTGGCTGGACTCCactgaaaaattgtattcaaGTTGGAGTGAATTATCGAAATGTTTATGTGAAGAGTTTAGTTGTGTGCCAGATGAAGCTgatatacattttaaaatgtctCAAACGACGCGCAAACCAAACGAAAGTCTCCTTGACTACTGTTTCCGTATCGGTGCGTTGGGTAAGAGGTTTGGGCTAAGTGAATCCTCTATTGTTAAATACGCAAGAGACGGTATTAAACAACGTGAATTTCAAATTGCTATTGCAGCAAATCGGTTTAGTTCAATGCGCGAATTTCGACAAACAGTAATAGATTACTCTAAAAACTTACCCGTGCGTACATTTAAACCTGAaaagacaaattttgaaacaaaatacGGCGAAACACGAGACGGTGAAAAACGTGAAAGTGATAAACAGTTAATATGTTTCAATTGTCAACAAAAGGGGCACATTTCATTGAAATGTCCTCAACCACAACGTAGACGTAGGTGCAACGACTGTCAGAAAGTGCATCCTAAAACCAAGCCTGAAAATTGTGGCAAGAAAAGTGCTTCGACGCGTACGACCAAAACGGAATATGAAACGGTAATTCCTGAAAAAGATTTTGAGAAAGTGGTTACAATAAACGATAAAACGTTCACAGCCCTAATCGATACAGGTAGTGAGTGTAGTATGATCACTCAAACAGGGGCAGGTCAAATAAAAGGTGTCGAAGAAAAGTGTGCTTTAAAGATAAGCGGGTTTTGTGGCGGTGTGATATATGCCCATTCAAGAGTACGTGTCAATTTGAAGGTTGACGGTATTGAGCAAGATGTGTATCTTTACATAGTTGGTGATACATTTTTGACGGTAGATGTGTTGTTGGGACAAGATgtgtttaaaaatatgcaaatggtGATTTCAGACGGCAAAATTAGTGTTATAAATGTATGCAATAAAAACGTTAACTTAAATAACAGCAAAATAATTAATGACGATGAGATAAAGTGCGGCATCGAcgaaaatgataaaataaataagttgGTTAGTTTGATAAATAAATATCGTAATGTATTTGCAACGGATATGAGTGAAATTGGACGTACAGAGCTCGTAAAAATGAAAATCGATTTGGATACTATCAATCCTATTGTTCAAAAACCATTTCGTGTTCCTGAGCCTAAAAACAGTTAA